A window from Salmo trutta chromosome 29, fSalTru1.1, whole genome shotgun sequence encodes these proteins:
- the LOC115166884 gene encoding talin rod domain-containing protein 1-like has protein sequence MASSGSGRSASEGSSSTQSSSLQQRKKLSSICDTCKGKMQLVADLLLLCSETRPVVTADGVAVAETFEQCRDTVIARTKELSILTHDIQSQLNMGRFVEVGDRLLEMGDLVVSLTECSAHAAYLAAVETSGSQPCLPGLVDRYKVTRCRHEVEQSCGILRVTPLPDLTPQLLLELSQNISCNLKTLTDASGLASERSKDRFAKEQFKLSVKSISTSGTALLACVREVKTQPSELTRSRCVLFSAALVQAVNALVGFATEPQFLGRAASVSPEGKGVQTAVLGGAMSVVSACVLLTQGLRDVSQHPESSTKMADYRERLRNSACAVSDGCTLLSQALRERSSPRTLPPVNSHSVN, from the coding sequence ATGGCTAGTAGTGGCTCAGGGAGGTCAGCTAGCGAGGGTTCCAGCAGCACACAGAGCAGCAGCTTGCAGCAGAGGAAGAAGCTCTCGTCCATCTGTGACACGTGTAAGGGCAAGATGCAGCTGGTTGCCGACCTCCTCCTGCTCTGCAGTGAGACGCGGCCCGTGGTCACCGCGGATGGCGTGGCAGTGGCCGAGACCTTCGAGCAGTGCCGCGACACGGTCATCGCCCGCACCAAGGAACTCTCCATCCTCACCCACGACATCCAGTCGCAGCTCAACATGGGTCGCTTCGTCGAGGTGGGAGACCGCTTACTAGAGATGGGGGACCTGGTGGTGTCGTTGACCGAGTGTTCGGCGCACGCCGCATACCTAGCGGCGGTGGAGACCTCGGGTTCTCAGCCGTGTCTGCCAGGGCTGGTGGACCGCTACAAAGTGACACGGTGCCGCCACGAGGTGGAGCAGAGCTGCGGCATCCTCCGGGTCACGCCGCTGCCGGACCTCACGCCCCAGCTTCTACTGGAGCTATCTCAGAACATCTCCTGCAACCTCAAGACCCTGACAGATGCCTCGGGCCTGGCCAGCGAGAGGTCCAAGGACCGCTTTGCCAAAGAACAGTTCAAGCTCAGCGTCAAGAGCATTAGCACGAGCGGCACGGCCCTCTTGGCCTGCGTCCGGGAAGTCAAGACGCAGCCCAGCGAGCTGACGCGCAGCCGCTGCGTCCTGTTCAGCGCGGCGCTGGTCCAAGCGGTAAACGCATTGGTCGGGTTTGCCACGGAACCGCAGTTTTTAGGCCGGGCGGCGAGCGTGTCACCTGAGGGGAAGGGTGTGCAGACGGCAGTTCTGGGCGGCGCCATGAGCGTGGTGTCAGCGTGCGTCCTTCTCACTCAGGGCCTCCGGGACGTCTCCCAGCATCCAGAGAGCAGCACCAAGATGGCGGACTACAGGGAGCGCTTGCGCAACTCGGCATGCGCGGTGTCGGACGGCTGCACACTGCTCTCACAGGCGCTGAGGGAGAGGTCTTCACCCAGGACTCTACCACCAGTCAATTCCCATTCTGTGAATTAG